Genomic DNA from Parambassis ranga chromosome 5, fParRan2.1, whole genome shotgun sequence:
TTTTCGTCATCTCACTTAAACTGACAGGTCTACTTATAAGGTTCCTTTGAAATGTACTATCTATGGTTTAATATCATTTCAGCCGATAAGGCTGTTGTGTGTCACACAAACAATGATGACGTGCTATAATCGGCATCAATCAAAACCAGCTACATATTGTCATAAAAGCTCAGGAAATTTCAAATACATCAAAgaattgtttttgtcacatcAGTCCAAAAATTACGTTAAATGAGGTCACAGAAGCTGCAGCGATGACAACTGTTTTGACCTATTTATCTGTTTTTCTACGCAGCGCCAAGCTTCCTGTTGGCTGTTTGTTATAAGCAGATGCCATGTACAATTCTCTGAAGTCACTGCGGCtgctcattgtgtgttttttaatggttttgagtgttttttaaaaaccacacgaaaccattaaaaacacattttcatgctGATCTGGCTCTCATTATAATGACTGTGAGTAGTAGATTAAAAAATATAGATACACATCTGAATATATTTGACTTGCAGTGTCAGGTCAGCTCTTATTATCTCTCaacttcgtgtgtgtgtgtgtgtgtgcggcacGGAAGCAGCCCATTTCCTGCGAAtgtgttcccttttttttttgttcagtaaTTTGCACTACCGTCAGCTCCGGCCCCATGAAAAGTGAGAAACCACATGAAATGTTGTAACTATTTCAATGTGGTGTTGTGAAGGAGGGCAAAGTGATGCACAGAGTGCTGAAAGGAAGGATGCACTGGCAAAACCTCTTATGTAATGTTCTGTTAATGTATAGTTTATAAAAAGGACAGTTTATTATGCAACACAGGACGTGTGGAAACTTATGACAAAATGTTTTTCGACTTTTAAATTATTTGCATATTAACTCACTGAAACATACATGTTATGACAGAGacttataaaaatataaaaaaaatccaaaatataCAAATTCATTTTTATCAAGCGAtcaaacaataaatatttttttaagcttCTGTAAATGGGACTTTGTCCCATTgtttcatggaaaaaaaaatctcttttttttttatatttcaacCTTTAAAAATAAGCTCAGAGGAAGTGAAGAATAATCAATCTATGTGCTACTCTAGCTGCTCCACAGTGGCAAGAGTCTTGAGTTCGGGCTCGTTGGTGTCTCTGCCCAGCACGCTGTCGCTCCGGTCCTTGTTCTTGCCTTTGAAAGGTTTCCCCAGTTTGACCGACAGTGTGTGCAGGACGGAGGCCTCGTCCGGCGAGGATCCACTGCGGCTGCTGCGGGTGAACACAGACGTGCTCCTGCTCTCAGAGTTGGTGGCCTCGAAGAGCTTGCCCATGAAGCTGAGCCCGGCCTGGCGGATGTGAGAGCTGCCGGCGAACACGTAGAGGATGGGGTTGACGGCACTGCTGAAGTAGGCGAAGGCGGTGACATTGGCACGGGCAGTTTTAGCTGCATTGAGCACTGAATCACTGCCCTGCAACAGCCCGACCACCTAAGAGGGAGAGAAGACTTCATTGTTTACGTGGACAGCAAAAAAGTTCTCTAAAAGTCTGATGAAATCATCCCCACTGGTAAAAGACACCGACTTTCTCCAGACTGGAGAAATCTGGCAGCTGAATAGCTTAGCGTTCACAGTGTAGGTAACTGTTGTTTAGTAAACTAATGTTAGCACACTGCTTTAAGTAGATaacatcattcattcattcatcctcAGGCTAATATGGCTGCTAAGTTGGCTAGCTAGCTAATTGCTTCAcacgcacaaacaaacaaacaaacaataaatgcaaAATAAGGCAAATGTGTACGCTAAAAACTCCAATCAGGGAATTAAGGCAGGGTGGGTTAGCAGACAGCTGCTAATTAGCTTAGTGTTTGGGGTTTCAACTCAACTCCAGAGATTTTAACCTTAATGATTGTAGATTTAACTGATTTGTAATGATGCTGCAAGACAGCATGATGACTGCAGTTCCATTAATGACCACAGATGTCACTATTGACAAGCATCCTATCACCGTAAAGCAAAATAAGAAGTAATCACCTCTATGATGTTGACAATGTGATACGGCAGCCAGAATACTGCGAAGGCACCGATGATCATGAGGATCAGGCGGCTGCCCTGACTCTTGCGCTGGAACCTGGCACTTTGCAGGCGGCAGATGACGGAGGAGTAGCAAGTGTTGATTAGAGAGAACGGCACCAGGCAGCCCATGATGGTCTCAAACAGGTACTGGAAGACCCGGTGGCCCACACTCTTCCAGTGGTATGGGATGCAAACGTTCAAAGTGATGTTGTTTGTCACTACTTTCAAATTGCTGCAAGGAGGAAAAACATGAACAGTGAATGTTGCAGCAGATGTGCAGTCAGGTGAGTCTGTACGGAAGTCAAACAGTGGCAAAAATATAAGGCataatttaaattttatttCACATGACTGGAATCTCACCTGCGGTAGAAAGGCATCGGCAGCGACAGAAGGAACGCTAACACCCAGACCCCCAGCAGAAGGAACAGCAGGGAGCGCTTGGTTCTCATCCTCTGTGACAGAAAAGGCTTGGTGACAGCCAACCAGCGGTCCATGCTCATCAGACAGATGAGGTAGATGGACACGTACATGTTCACGCTTGACAAGTAATGCACCAGCTTGCAGGCAGCAGAGCCAAACTCCCAGTTCAAGCCGTTGGCGAGGTACCGGAGAAAAAAAGGGGCGCTGAGCAGCACGGAGGCGTCCGCCATAGCCAGATTCAACACCAGCAAACATGTCACGGAGCGCTTCTTCACCTGGCAGAACACCGACCAAACCACAAACAGGTTTCCTGGGAAGCCCAGAACAAACGCCAGCGTCAGGATGCTGAAGCCAACCTGAGCTGAGGCACTCATGGATGGAGAAGAGGAGGTAGAGGAGGGCTGCTGAGGGAGGACGGTGATGTTGGCGGTGGACGGCATCATAACAGTCTCTGAactgtgaaacaaacacactgactctgagcAAAGGGAGGCAGGAAACAGGATATGTTGCATTAGGGCTTGCACAACACCTTTTTTAACGTGACTAAAGAATAGTTAATCGGATCTTGAAGGCTACAAGTCAAATCAggggtggttcagaccaatcagtGTCTTGTGAGGAAGTTCTGTTCGACCGTAGAGCTCATTCGCTAATTTTTTTTGCAGTACTAATACTGATGAAAACGATGTGCTAACTGCTAGCCTGCTGTCAAAGCTCTTCTGTGACTTCCTGTTAACTTCGTGTTCACCtgccaaatatatatatattttaaacacacCAGTTTTCCCAAACAGTACCTAGGCACTCATGTAATTCCTcgaatgaccacttgagggtggcaaCAAGGCACCAGGCTACGCTGCATCTTTCCCATTGATAGCTCTGACAGGCATATTAAGGGTGCGCcctctttgattgacaggtcgGTGCCGTCACACATCAATACCCATCACagctcaaccaatcagatcgctTGTTGCTGTCACACCCAAAATCCAGCGCATAGCTGCTGATAGTTCCTCACAGAACACTTATGCTTCACCTGAAGCCCGACGAAGTGGATGAACGGTCACATTAAGTTTCACAACCAGTAATAAAATGTGACAATAATTTAGCTAATTATACATTttctaaaataacacaacatggTTGAGATTTATGTGGAAATAGGAATGGTACTAAGGTTCCATACAGACCTTGAACCTGTGATCCTTAAAATCTTGACAGTAGATCCACTGGAAGACTTTCTGTGTATTTACACCTTGTCTGTACTCATGTGCTTCTTCCTTCACTCTGAGGActgagagtgaagaggaagacaTAATATATCTGTTGAGTAAGAGGGGTCATGTGAGGGGAAATCCAccaccacagtgtgtgtttgtagcagtTGTTCCTCCTATCATTCTGATGCGATAAACACTCAGAGAAGCTGGAAAGCTCGGCGGCTTTGTAGCACATGTTGACACGGCATCTGCTGGTCTTTGTGGAGCACTGTTTGCTCTTCAGTCATCCAGAAAATGAGACTCTAATTGAATACAGTGTGAGATACTGTagttttttaaattaaagttaACAGAGAAAAGTCATCCAGTGACACATCTGTTTGATAGAAGAACAGGAACGAACAGAACACGAGGTGTCGTCATCAGGGTGAATAAGTGAGGGGGTGAATTTTCCTGTAAACCTGATGATACACGGGTTTTAAATTACATATTTATTGAATGTCGTCGTCGGTCTCTCTTTCACCAGACTTCTGTTTTTGCCACATGTTTACCACATATGTCTATTTCCTCATAACCCCCTTTGTGTCAATTTGTGTGTGAAGGACAAAATGTTTCAGttgcaaagataaaaaaaaacacattttatgtcaAGCCTTGCatcattttgtactttttttttctgagagcaGTTGCATCTAGAAATAAAATCTCAATGGAGTGATTTCATAATTGATCACACACTATAGTACAGCAGGGGAAATATTTACCTGCAAACTTTTTTCCTTATCCATCAAAGAAAGCTTTGTTGTAAAGAatttcattcatctttttttatttaattaatctTCCTGTAAGATTAAAAGCCACATTTCTTACCCACAATGTTAACTGTCATTTCATGCTTTTTATACTATTTATTGCCAGTGGTgaaggaagtactgaagcttagtacttaagtaaaagtacaattacccagcaaaatatatactcaagtaaaagtagaagtgctacatcaacaatcctacttaagtaaaagtcttaagtacttacttttaaatgtactgtattaaaagtaaaagtactcatgcaccgaaTATGAGGAGTATATGaggtgaacagagaggctggtaaatgaatattaataaatggcaataaaataaataaataaacaggcattcggcatttttactgtgtcagtgttcctgctgtagattcatgttaagcagacattaatggattgacctgtgttagcagacagcagctaactagttagctaactgagccagagcaccggcatcatgactgaggctcattatagaaacacagctggcagcgtgacaccacctccatgcagagtctgacctcacatcagtccagcactgtgttcatcacatgtaacaagtaactacaaacattgtagaaatgtaatggagtaaaagtataaagtatgcactattattttttacTCAAGTAAAAATTCATTATGTATtcaagtataaatacataaaaatctacttaagtacagtaacaaagtacaaatacttagttactttccaccactgtttaTTGCATCATTCCACCTTATATATTCTATCACACCCAATAGTATCTTTGCTCTGTCTTGTTCATTGTTGGTTGTTGTAACGGTTTTCCTTCAGAGATCAATTAAGTCTTATTACAGTACAGTAGGCAGCCGTACGACCTGTTATCAGCTCTGTTCACCCACGATGGTGGTGAGGGGACATATAGAGCAACTACATTCTGCAAGCATATTTTTTGTCAATATTTTTGATCTgtggctgagaaatgaagcctcaACAACAGGGCTACAAATTGCAGTTCCTAATGTGACCACTAGAGGGTGTCTCGAGTCCATCCACAAAACCCatctgtgttaaaatgtcatactttacagcagaaacaagcaTGTTAGTGGGAATCTGTGGGGTCAAGTGCTGCAGTTACTCAAATAGCCACTTGAGGGTAGCTGCACAAGTGAATCAATCCCACCCAGAcctctgtttttaaatggaCGTCTTTACTAGGGATGGGGCCGATCCGATCCAGTATCGGTATCGGGTTCCGATACCAGCTTAATTAACGGATCGGAAATTTCCGATCCAACCTGGAGAAATTTCCGATCCAGAGTTAATGACTCACACGTGATCCCGGGCTAGGTGACGTGTCTGTGCTCCAatgagacactgacagagatgaCACGCCTCCTTTAAGGAAATCCTCTGCAGTTTGCAAGTAGCAGTTTAAGCATTGAGCGCCATACAACATGTCCGCTGTGTGGAAATATTTTACGGTCGAAACGCCACAAAGTAAGACAGCAACGTGCAATGTTTGCAAAGCCATCGTTCCGAGAGGTGGAACCTCCGTTGCGACGTTCAACACtacaaatataattaaacaCCTGAAAAAGCACCA
This window encodes:
- the ltb4r gene encoding leukotriene B4 receptor 1 encodes the protein MMPSTANITVLPQQPSSTSSSPSMSASAQVGFSILTLAFVLGFPGNLFVVWSVFCQVKKRSVTCLLVLNLAMADASVLLSAPFFLRYLANGLNWEFGSAACKLVHYLSSVNMYVSIYLICLMSMDRWLAVTKPFLSQRMRTKRSLLFLLLGVWVLAFLLSLPMPFYRSNLKVVTNNITLNVCIPYHWKSVGHRVFQYLFETIMGCLVPFSLINTCYSSVICRLQSARFQRKSQGSRLILMIIGAFAVFWLPYHIVNIIEVVGLLQGSDSVLNAAKTARANVTAFAYFSSAVNPILYVFAGSSHIRQAGLSFMGKLFEATNSESRSTSVFTRSSRSGSSPDEASVLHTLSVKLGKPFKGKNKDRSDSVLGRDTNEPELKTLATVEQLE